The Novibacillus thermophilus genome segment AGATCGTATTACGAACTACAGGCTAAAAATCGGAACATCGCCGGGGGCCTCCGACGTTGCCAATACCTCCGGAAGTTGGCGCACATCCTACACCTTCGATTTTTCCGAACGTCCACCTAATCAAACTTACTACTGGACAGTCATGGCCCGTGACGAGTTAGGGGACTGGTCGGACTGGGCACCAACAAGGTCGTTTACAGTGCGAAACAGAACGCCTGAAGCAGTCTTTCAGTTTAGTCCCAGTAAAACGGACAGATTGCGCGATGTCTCGTTTGTTAACATGTCAAGTGATCCAGATGGCGACAGCTTGACGTACAAATGGGAGTACCGTTTGCAGGGATCATCGGGTTGGAAGCAGTTTTCAACAACAAAAGAACCGCGTGTTAAGTTCCCAGAGGTTGGTATATATGACCTGCGCTTAACGGTAACCGACCCGTATGGCGCATCTCATTCCAATACAAAAACCGGATTGGAGATATATAATCTAGCACCTGAGATCGAACCATTATTTCCTCCATCAGGTTATGTGACAGAGATGGGTCAAACAAAAGTCGAATTAAAGTGGCGGGCGAACGATCCGGAAAAAGACGGAATGAATCAGTACCGGTTAAAAATCGGGACAACTCCGGGTGGAGATGACGTATTAAGTATTTCCGGAAATTGGATCACAACTTACACCTTCGACTTTTCTCATCGAAACCCGAACCAGACGTACTATTGGAGTGTAATGGGAAGGGATGTACACGGCGATTGGTCGAGTTGGTCTCCAGTCCAATCCTTTGTAGTCCCCAAACAGTTAGAAGCACGTGTGGAACATGCCCCGAGGTGGGAGGAACTTCGTCGGGAAACCGGTCGTGCAGAGCATGAGTTTCTCGCCGGTGAGCCGTTTATTATCGTCGCCGAGACGAGTGATAAAGCGGTAGAGGTGTTTGTGGAATCGCCTTTCGATACGGGGCCAAAAAGGGTGGAATTAACTAAAGATGGGGATGAGTGGAGAAGTTCTTTTTACGATCCCGTATATGAAAATCTCACGCCTGGAACGTATGAATTTAAAGTGACATCGAGATACCATAACGGGTACGAGGAGAGTGTGAATGTACCAATAACCATAAGAGGCAAATTAAGTGTTAAAGTGCACCGTACCTATTAAGGAACGCCTATCCGCGTTCTTTTTTTTATTCTCTTAGGGTGAGGGGGTGAGACTGATGTAGAAAAAGGATTATTGGCTGTTAAAAAAAACTCGTTCACGCAAGAGGAGGTCTAAAAAGTGGCGATCGTCAAGTTAATGGAGAGAAGGAAAGTCTTGATTTTAGCAGTTTTGGCGGCGGTATTAGTGAGCATATTTGTCGCAAGCCCCGCTGAAGCTGCGCTAGATGTGAAGCCCAATAAAAACGCCCTTAAAAATGAAGTGAATACCGCGGCAGATAATATTGTCACTTTTGTCCGCACCATCTTTGGTGTCATTGTAGCGGTTCTCTTCGTTTGGGGGCGTTTCTGTTATTAGGGGGGTCAAGCAATCCACAACGCATGGCGTCTGCTAAGTCGAAATTCGGTTACGCTATCCTTGCGCTGATTGTCGTCTTCATGGCGGACAGGATTGTCTCGTTGATTATGGGTCTGTTTGGATTAAAACTTTAAAGGGGGAATGCCATGTTTGGAGAACACCATGTGTTGCCATATAAATCTCAAGGTGAGAATGAAATTGTCTGGCGGTTCTCCTTCCGGCAACTCGGTTGGCTAGCCGCCGGTTCCGTCATCA includes the following:
- a CDS encoding kelch repeat-containing protein, which codes for MNEARGHGPAGVVLNNGDFLVIGGASGEKTNQISRTVELYDKNRDRWVYKAPMKERRLEIEAVTLDDGRVLVPGGRTKFSPDPKPRATNTVEIYNPKTNTWSYAAPMKTPRRNYRMVKLLDGRVLVAGGRNDETQRIRSMEIYDPKSNTWSSVGNMRTTRFSFVMEVLANGKILFAGGTDDNGKYQSSAEIYDPQTKKWTTAASMTEAKAAVKSGRLRDGRILVMGGRRSGTNLDTVEVYRPEDNSWEKIGELTSVRRLPAAAILPDGHVIAAGGRNRNNKELKTAEIGYFNHAPIVKLSSPANDSVTNANNNRIELRWTASDIEGDRITNYRLKIGTSPGASDVANTSGSWRTSYTFDFSERPPNQTYYWTVMARDELGDWSDWAPTRSFTVRNRTPEAVFQFSPSKTDRLRDVSFVNMSSDPDGDSLTYKWEYRLQGSSGWKQFSTTKEPRVKFPEVGIYDLRLTVTDPYGASHSNTKTGLEIYNLAPEIEPLFPPSGYVTEMGQTKVELKWRANDPEKDGMNQYRLKIGTTPGGDDVLSISGNWITTYTFDFSHRNPNQTYYWSVMGRDVHGDWSSWSPVQSFVVPKQLEARVEHAPRWEELRRETGRAEHEFLAGEPFIIVAETSDKAVEVFVESPFDTGPKRVELTKDGDEWRSSFYDPVYENLTPGTYEFKVTSRYHNGYEESVNVPITIRGKLSVKVHRTY